Proteins found in one Candidatus Sericytochromatia bacterium genomic segment:
- the pilM gene encoding pilus assembly protein PilM, whose protein sequence is MTVREHVGLLITPQAIEAAHCVLGDDGQIRFDFHHHLTLETSLVDEEGEVADSQALGEALATFWAANDIRCRHVVVGLYGRGAIARLVSLPRIPANQLQQVVLSEAEQYSVFREEEPLVDYFTVDTDTDTSTVFYAATSKRLLDAYAKALKVAKLSPLGFDLVHFAGLRQLVNARTTTTEHWDGVAVMALRLVITSWQGKNLQNWREVALQRHEAQTDEQGYQQIETEVTRTLLEEAGTERELLVAGASLAESARLSDYFRSHTDTPLAAVGLEHWAKRVPPSALEHISPACLGLALWGYETAIPSLDLSRSERFGGALGERLSVWWAGLNVDRSVGVAALLATLGLLTGAGGVAYMAYGVVGAENQRLEAEITGLTADTTVLNARLTALKLETDTNKAILDLIGEQAAPNLAVNLLAETSDIVPADAYLSRLSADTPTTVLLEGAATSQGSGLLLAHKLAELREVSRVSLLEVLRSEAGLFSFRIKAEIQPGSLLPTPSQAGTVGTTSGAASPQGAS, encoded by the coding sequence TTGACCGTTCGCGAACACGTGGGGCTTTTGATCACGCCGCAGGCCATCGAAGCGGCCCACTGTGTGCTGGGCGACGACGGTCAGATTCGTTTCGACTTTCATCATCACCTGACCCTCGAAACCTCGCTGGTCGATGAAGAGGGCGAGGTTGCCGATTCCCAGGCGCTGGGCGAGGCGCTGGCGACCTTCTGGGCGGCCAACGACATCCGCTGCCGCCACGTGGTGGTGGGGCTGTACGGCCGGGGGGCGATCGCCCGCCTCGTCTCATTGCCGCGCATTCCTGCCAACCAGCTCCAGCAGGTGGTGCTTTCGGAGGCCGAGCAGTACTCGGTCTTCCGGGAGGAGGAGCCCCTTGTCGACTATTTCACGGTCGATACCGACACCGATACCTCGACGGTGTTTTACGCGGCCACCTCCAAACGGCTCCTCGATGCCTATGCCAAGGCGCTCAAGGTCGCCAAGCTGAGCCCCCTGGGCTTTGACCTGGTGCACTTCGCTGGCCTGCGTCAGCTGGTGAATGCCCGCACGACGACCACCGAACACTGGGATGGCGTCGCGGTGATGGCCCTGCGCCTGGTCATCACCAGCTGGCAGGGCAAGAACCTCCAGAACTGGCGCGAGGTGGCCCTGCAGCGCCACGAAGCTCAGACGGACGAGCAGGGCTATCAGCAGATCGAAACCGAGGTCACGCGCACCTTGCTCGAGGAAGCCGGCACGGAGCGTGAACTGCTGGTCGCAGGCGCCAGCCTGGCCGAATCGGCCCGCCTCAGTGATTATTTCCGAAGTCACACGGACACCCCGCTGGCCGCGGTGGGCCTGGAGCATTGGGCCAAGCGCGTGCCGCCGAGCGCGCTGGAGCACATCAGCCCGGCTTGCCTCGGTCTGGCCCTGTGGGGCTACGAGACGGCCATTCCCAGTCTGGACCTGTCCCGCAGCGAGCGATTCGGCGGGGCCCTGGGGGAACGTCTGAGCGTCTGGTGGGCCGGCCTGAATGTCGACCGCAGTGTCGGGGTGGCCGCCCTGCTGGCCACGTTGGGCCTGCTCACGGGGGCGGGCGGCGTGGCCTACATGGCCTACGGGGTGGTGGGGGCGGAAAACCAGCGGCTCGAGGCCGAAATCACGGGCTTGACGGCCGATACCACGGTGCTGAATGCCAGGCTGACGGCCCTCAAGCTGGAGACGGACACCAACAAGGCCATCCTTGACCTGATCGGCGAGCAGGCGGCCCCCAATCTCGCGGTCAACTTGCTCGCCGAGACCTCTGACATCGTGCCGGCAGATGCCTATCTGAGTCGCTTGTCTGCCGATACGCCCACCACGGTGCTGCTGGAAGGGGCTGCGACCTCTCAGGGCTCAGGCTTGCTGCTGGCGCACAAGCTGGCGGAGTTGCGGGAGGTCAGCCGTGTCAGCCTGCTGGAGGTACTGCGTAGCGAAGCGGGCCTGTTCTCCTTCCGGATCAAGGCCGAGATTCAGCCTGGCTCGCTGCTGCCAACCCCGTCGCAGGCGGGAACCGTTGGAACCACCTCAGGGGCCGCTTCCCCACAGGGGGCCTCGTGA
- a CDS encoding prepilin-type N-terminal cleavage/methylation domain-containing protein yields MAQVARRRLRARKGFTLIEITLAVLVVAGGLMAVATYFRNAVSLIDPKGNTGGVRRYLMAEQILRAEAEGLRVLQDVPADAGACRLVAPPDDSGFVLGVTQRRETPTEANAELLYMDLSVTHQSQTVATLTISTLRRKPASLDEKIGL; encoded by the coding sequence ATGGCACAGGTGGCGCGGCGCCGGCTGCGGGCGCGGAAGGGTTTCACCCTGATCGAGATCACCTTGGCGGTGCTGGTGGTGGCAGGCGGCTTGATGGCCGTGGCGACCTACTTTCGTAATGCCGTCTCCTTGATTGATCCCAAGGGGAACACCGGCGGGGTGCGTCGCTACCTCATGGCGGAACAGATTTTGCGGGCCGAGGCCGAAGGTTTGCGGGTGCTGCAGGACGTGCCCGCGGACGCCGGAGCTTGCCGCCTGGTGGCGCCTCCTGATGATTCGGGCTTCGTGTTGGGGGTCACCCAGCGGCGCGAGACGCCCACCGAGGCCAATGCCGAATTGCTGTATATGGACCTGAGCGTGACCCACCAGAGCCAGACGGTGGCCACGCTGACCATTTCCACCCTGCGCAGAAAGCCGGCTTCGCTTGATGAAAAAATCGGCCTCTGA
- a CDS encoding type II secretion system F family protein — translation MRVYEAVFKDVHNRFVKERLTARDVKEARTQLRERGQLPLQLNEVSRLTLWVERMRSAIERAGPSPEEKARRKAQAAKKRTEQEEFRQRLGSLQYFAYEAINDDTREEVVGTIRAHGLKEARQMLREQRLLPKSLKKDWFGQFKASKDGGPQVKKQQTYETSDADRLIQKIFPPSVSQKDLTLMAQQLAAITQAGLPIVQALHLLRDTVQNKYLQKIITEMSDQIAQGVSFGECIKAYRDVFPSLFIELVDMGETTGNLDENMARLADYMAKQLELQQKVKGAMTYPLIVLGILVLIVVGLMIFIVPTFMKLFAEFKVELPLATQMLLAMSWFVTNRWYTIFLLPVFVWLGKLIVRTALFKYVWDKIEFKIPIFGPLNYKVTLTHMLNNMAISLRSGLTVIRALDSLEENVRNHMLKDKVTEITENVKMGARLGAVVLAADIFPPLVNRLIAVGDETGAMDDMLFRASNYMDNEVEQSVKALTSAIEPMMTLFLGGTVMFIVGALYFPLMGIMGGAKH, via the coding sequence GTGCGCGTATACGAAGCGGTTTTCAAGGACGTTCACAACCGCTTCGTCAAGGAACGCCTGACCGCGCGCGATGTCAAGGAAGCCCGCACCCAGTTGCGGGAGCGCGGCCAGTTGCCGCTCCAACTGAACGAGGTCTCTCGGCTGACGCTGTGGGTCGAGCGCATGCGCTCGGCGATCGAGCGGGCTGGCCCGTCCCCGGAGGAAAAGGCCCGCCGCAAGGCCCAGGCGGCCAAGAAGCGCACGGAACAGGAAGAGTTCCGCCAGCGCCTCGGCAGCCTGCAGTATTTTGCTTACGAGGCCATCAACGATGACACCCGTGAGGAGGTCGTTGGCACCATCCGCGCTCACGGGCTCAAGGAAGCGCGCCAGATGCTGCGCGAGCAGCGCCTGCTGCCGAAGAGCCTGAAAAAGGACTGGTTTGGGCAGTTCAAGGCCTCCAAGGACGGCGGGCCACAGGTCAAGAAGCAACAGACCTATGAGACTTCGGACGCGGACCGGCTGATCCAGAAGATCTTTCCGCCCAGCGTATCGCAGAAGGATCTGACCCTGATGGCCCAGCAACTGGCGGCCATCACCCAGGCTGGTCTGCCGATCGTTCAGGCCCTGCATCTCCTGCGCGACACCGTCCAGAACAAGTATCTGCAAAAGATCATCACGGAAATGTCGGACCAGATCGCCCAGGGCGTTTCCTTCGGGGAGTGCATCAAGGCCTATCGGGACGTGTTTCCCTCGCTCTTCATCGAACTGGTCGATATGGGGGAAACGACGGGCAACCTGGACGAGAATATGGCGCGCCTGGCCGATTACATGGCCAAGCAGCTGGAACTGCAGCAGAAGGTCAAGGGGGCCATGACCTATCCCTTGATCGTGCTGGGCATTCTGGTGCTGATCGTGGTCGGGTTGATGATCTTCATCGTGCCGACCTTCATGAAGCTGTTCGCCGAGTTCAAGGTCGAACTGCCGCTGGCGACCCAGATGTTGCTGGCCATGAGCTGGTTCGTCACGAACCGCTGGTACACCATCTTTCTGCTGCCCGTCTTTGTTTGGCTGGGCAAGTTGATCGTGCGGACGGCCCTGTTCAAGTACGTCTGGGACAAGATCGAGTTCAAGATCCCGATCTTCGGGCCGTTGAATTACAAGGTGACGCTGACGCATATGTTGAACAACATGGCCATCTCGCTGCGCTCCGGCCTGACCGTGATCCGGGCGCTTGATTCGCTAGAAGAGAACGTGCGCAACCACATGCTCAAGGACAAGGTCACGGAAATCACCGAGAACGTCAAAATGGGCGCGCGTCTGGGGGCCGTCGTCCTGGCGGCTGACATCTTTCCCCCGCTGGTCAATCGCCTGATCGCGGTGGGCGATGAAACCGGTGCCATGGACGACATGTTGTTTCGGGCGTCGAACTACATGGACAACGAGGTGGAGCAATCCGTGAAGGCCCTGACCTCGGCGATCGAGCCGATGATGACGCTGTTTCTGGGGGGCACCGTCATGTTCATCGTGGGCGCCCTGTACTTCCCGCTGATGGGCATCATGGGAGGAGCCAAGCATTGA